Proteins encoded within one genomic window of Natator depressus isolate rNatDep1 chromosome 1, rNatDep2.hap1, whole genome shotgun sequence:
- the KIN gene encoding DNA/RNA-binding protein KIN17 isoform X2, whose protein sequence is MGKSDFLSPKAIANRIKSKGLQKLRWYCQMCQKQCRDENGFKCHCMSESHQRQLLLASEDPQQFMDYFSEEFRNDFLELLRRRFGTKRVHNNIVYNEYISHREHIHMNATQWETLTDFTKWLGREGFCKVDETPKGWYIQYIDRDPETIRRQQEQEKKKKQDLDDEEKTAKFIEEQVRRGLEGKEQERPVYTELNRENDEEKVAFNLNKGASTSVAASSKTSVLGPSALKMVGGAGSVKRKESAHSSGQSKEKKKKSALDEIMEFEEEKKKTARTDYWLQPEIVVKIVTKKLGEKYHKKKAVVKEVIDKYTAVVKMIDSGDKLKLDQTHLETVIPAPGKKVLVLNGGYRGNEGILESINEKNFSAAIIIESGPLKGRRIEGIQYEDISKLL, encoded by the exons AATGGCTTCAAATGTCATTGTATGTCCGAATCCCACCAGAGACAGCTGCTACTTGCTTCTGAAGATCCTCAACAATTCATGGATTATTTTTCAGA GGAATTCCGAAATGATTTCTTAGAACTGCTCAGGAGACGCTTTG gaACGAAAAGAGTCCacaataatattgtatacaatgaATATATCAGCCATCGAGAGCACATCCACATGAATGCCACGCAGTGGGAAACCCTAACTGACTTTACTAAATGGTTAGGGAGAGAAG gcttCTGCAAAGTGGATGAGACTCCTAAAGGCTGGTATATCCAGTATATTGATCGGGACCCAGAAACTATCCGTAGACAACAAGAacaagagaagaagaagaaacaagaCCTTGATGATGAAGAAAAAACTGCTAAATTCATTGAAGAGCAAGTTAGGAGAGGCTTGGAGGGGAAAGAACAG gaaaggccTGTCTATACTGAACTAAACAGAGAAAATGATGAAGAGAAag ttgcatttaatttaaacaaaGGAGCAAGTACTTCAGTAGCAGCATCGTCTAAAACAAG TGTCCTTGGACCAAGTGCATTGAAGATGGTGGGAGGAGCAGGATCAGTTAAACGGAAAGAATCTGCTCACAGCTCAGGCCAatcaaaagagaaaaagaagaaatctGCACTGGATGAGATCATGGAG tttgaagaagaaaagaaaaaaacagcccGAACAGATTACTGGTTGCAGCCT GAAATTGTTGTAAAAATTGTAACAAAAAAGCTTGGTGAGAAGTATCATAAGAAGAAAGCAGTTGTTAAG GAGGTAATTGACAAGTACACAGCAGTTGTAAAGATGATTGATTCTGGAGACAAACTGAAACTTGACCAGACACATCTAGAGACAGTAATACCGGCACCAG GAAAGAAAGTTCTGGTTTTAAATGGAGGTTACAGAGGAAATGAAGGCATCTTGGAATCTATAAATGAGAAGAACTTCTCAGCAGCCATAATCATTGAATCT GGGCCTTTAAAAGGACGGAGAATTGAAGGCATCCAATATGAAGACATTTCCAAACTCCTTTGA
- the KIN gene encoding DNA/RNA-binding protein KIN17 isoform X1: MGKSDFLSPKAIANRIKSKGLQKLRWYCQMCQKQCRDENGFKCHCMSESHQRQLLLASEDPQQFMDYFSEEFRNDFLELLRRRFGTKRVHNNIVYNEYISHREHIHMNATQWETLTDFTKWLGREGFCKVDETPKGWYIQYIDRDPETIRRQQEQEKKKKQDLDDEEKTAKFIEEQVRRGLEGKEQERPVYTELNRENDEEKVAFNLNKGASTSVAASSKTSSVLGPSALKMVGGAGSVKRKESAHSSGQSKEKKKKSALDEIMEFEEEKKKTARTDYWLQPEIVVKIVTKKLGEKYHKKKAVVKEVIDKYTAVVKMIDSGDKLKLDQTHLETVIPAPGKKVLVLNGGYRGNEGILESINEKNFSAAIIIESGPLKGRRIEGIQYEDISKLL, encoded by the exons AATGGCTTCAAATGTCATTGTATGTCCGAATCCCACCAGAGACAGCTGCTACTTGCTTCTGAAGATCCTCAACAATTCATGGATTATTTTTCAGA GGAATTCCGAAATGATTTCTTAGAACTGCTCAGGAGACGCTTTG gaACGAAAAGAGTCCacaataatattgtatacaatgaATATATCAGCCATCGAGAGCACATCCACATGAATGCCACGCAGTGGGAAACCCTAACTGACTTTACTAAATGGTTAGGGAGAGAAG gcttCTGCAAAGTGGATGAGACTCCTAAAGGCTGGTATATCCAGTATATTGATCGGGACCCAGAAACTATCCGTAGACAACAAGAacaagagaagaagaagaaacaagaCCTTGATGATGAAGAAAAAACTGCTAAATTCATTGAAGAGCAAGTTAGGAGAGGCTTGGAGGGGAAAGAACAG gaaaggccTGTCTATACTGAACTAAACAGAGAAAATGATGAAGAGAAag ttgcatttaatttaaacaaaGGAGCAAGTACTTCAGTAGCAGCATCGTCTAAAACAAG CAGTGTCCTTGGACCAAGTGCATTGAAGATGGTGGGAGGAGCAGGATCAGTTAAACGGAAAGAATCTGCTCACAGCTCAGGCCAatcaaaagagaaaaagaagaaatctGCACTGGATGAGATCATGGAG tttgaagaagaaaagaaaaaaacagcccGAACAGATTACTGGTTGCAGCCT GAAATTGTTGTAAAAATTGTAACAAAAAAGCTTGGTGAGAAGTATCATAAGAAGAAAGCAGTTGTTAAG GAGGTAATTGACAAGTACACAGCAGTTGTAAAGATGATTGATTCTGGAGACAAACTGAAACTTGACCAGACACATCTAGAGACAGTAATACCGGCACCAG GAAAGAAAGTTCTGGTTTTAAATGGAGGTTACAGAGGAAATGAAGGCATCTTGGAATCTATAAATGAGAAGAACTTCTCAGCAGCCATAATCATTGAATCT GGGCCTTTAAAAGGACGGAGAATTGAAGGCATCCAATATGAAGACATTTCCAAACTCCTTTGA